From the genome of Chanos chanos chromosome 5, fChaCha1.1, whole genome shotgun sequence, one region includes:
- the LOC115812086 gene encoding transcriptional repressor p66-alpha, which translates to MSEELGRQTRSQKRALERDSTPGDMDSKRVKLEGGGQAGSEERPARLRPEPTGRASSILNAGEVKATIKLEVQAGEEPVDMSTTKSELKKEKRPPSPDDVIVLSDNEPSSPQMNGLNHFKELDTDLLMKSSPEERERIIKQLKEELRLEEAKLVLLKKLRQSQIHKETSIQKPLGTSGSVATPPPLVRGTVSSSKGAQPVLSGRSSGTVIPPPLVRGGQQVSKHSSQNSQIIMPPLVRGAQPISVTPQQIQSLRHQQQQHSGSGPPPLLLAPRASVPTVQGHKIIQPGLIRVAPTTNLLVSIPQTTSTNLKSSSVTSQTGLSGGVSNANESPASRQAAAKLALRKQLEKTLLEIPPPKPPAPELNFLPSAANNEFIYLVGLEEVVQNLLDTLGKGKQGLSVPVVTPAPKDPFTCAQCKTDFTCRWRKDKSGTIMCEHCMSSNQKKALKAEHTNRLKAAFVKALQQEQEIEQRILQQAASPVSHSSSSSSSSSSTVHGLKAEQQVIVSQQLKQVCTSNLQQQSQHRGGQSISRHPSAIKQSPGQLSRSVQSVGGIHGVSHSFSPSSQLQNAVAAAALVSRPGKHASVHQGSKPGSSRNSNATATSAWRKQNSVTSGVTMAYVNPSLSVHRTSSSAVERQREYLLDMIPSRSISQTANTWK; encoded by the exons ATGTCTGAGGAGCTGGGGCGCCAGACACGCAGTCAGAAGCGTGCTCTGGAGCGAGACTCCACGCCCGGAGACATGGACAGTAAGAGGGTGAAGCTGGAGGGCGGAGGTCAGGCAGGGTCAGAAGAACGGCCGGCCAGGCTGCGCCCGGAGCCCACGGGTCGGGCCAGCAGCATCCTCAACGCCGGCGAGGTGAAGGCGACCATCAAGCTAGAGGTCCAGGCTGGAGAGGAACCAGTGGATATGAGTACCACCAAGag TGAACTAAAGAAAGAGAAGCGACCCCCGTCGcctgatgatgtcatcgttttGTCGGATAATGAGCCTTCCAGTCCGCAGATGAATGGTCTTAACCATTTCAAAGAGCTGGACACAGATCTTCTCATG AAGAGCAGTCCCGAGGAGCGGGAGCGCATCATAAAACAGCTCAAAGAGGAGCTGCGACTGGAGGAGGCCAAACTGGTCTTACTGAAGAAACTCCGACAGAGTCAAATCCACAAAGAGACCAGCATTCAGAAG CCCCTTGGCACATCAGGTTCTGTGgcaactcctcctcctctggtaAGAGGCACTGTCTCATCCAGCAAAGGAGCTCAGCCA GTGCTGTCCGGACGCAGCTCGGGCACCGTCATCCCGCCACCTTTGGTCAGGGGAGGACAGCAGGTGTCTAAACACAGCTCCCAGAACTCTCAGATCATCATGCCACCCCTGGTGAGAGGAGCACAG CCCATCTCCGTGACCCCTCAGCAGATCCAGAGTCTAAgacaccagcagcagcagcattcaGGCTCTGGGCCTCCTCCACTGCTCTTGGCTCCCAGGGCCTCAGTGCCCACTGTACAGGGACACAAAATCATCCAGCCTGGCCTCATCAGGGTAGCCCCCACCACCAACCTGCTGGTCAGCATTCCTCAG ACTACTTCCACCAACCTGAAGTCATCCTCCGTCACGTCACAGACAGGACTGTCAGGCGGAGTTTCAAATGCTAACGAGTCTCCGGCTAGTCGCCAGGCCGCCGCCAAGTTGGCCCTTCGTAAACAGCTGGAGAAAACCCTGCTGGAGATCCCGCCCCCCAAACCCCCCGCCCCAGAACTCAACTTCTTGCCCTCTGCTGCCAACAACGAGTTCATCTACCTGGTgggactggaggaggtggtacaGAACCTTCTTGACACTCTGGGAAAAG GAAAACAGGGTCTGTCAGTGCCCGTGGTAACTCCAGCCCCTAAAGATCCCTTCACCTGTGCCCAGTGTAAGACTGACTTTACCTGCCGATGGAGGAAAGACAAGAGTGGCACCATCATGTGCGAGCACTGCATGTCGTCCAATCAGAAGAAGGCCCTTAAGGCGGAGCACACCAATAGGCTGAAGGCTGCGTTCGTCAAAGCCctgcagcaggagcaggagatCGAGCAGCGCATCCTCCAGCAGGCCGCTTCGCCCGTctcccactcctcctcctcgtcctcctcttcctcctccaccgTTCACGGGCTGAAGGCGGAGCAGCAGGTCATCGTGTCGCAGCAGctgaaacaggtgtgcacgTCCAACCTGCAGCAGCAGTCGCAGCACAGAGGCGGACAGTCAATCAGCCGCCATCCTTCCGCCATCAAACAG agccCTGGTCAGTTGTCCAGGAGTGTGCAGTCTGTGGGGGGCATCCACGGCgtttctcactccttctctccgTCCTCTCAGCTCCAGAACGCCGTGGCTGCGGCCGCGCTGGTCAGCAGGCCAGGTAAGCATGCGTCAGTGCATCAGGGCTCAAAGCCGGGCAGCAGCAGGAACTCTAACGCCACAGCCACCTCTGCCTGGAGGAAGCAGAACAGCGTGACATCAG GTGTGACCATGGCGTATGTGAACCCCAGCCTGTCTGTGCATAGGACCTCGTCCTCGGCTGTGGAACGCCAACGAGAATATCTTCTCGACATGATCCCCTCCAGATCCATCTCCCAAACGGCAAACACATGGAAATAa